A DNA window from Betta splendens chromosome 6, fBetSpl5.4, whole genome shotgun sequence contains the following coding sequences:
- the tln2b gene encoding talin-2 isoform X2 — MVALSLKICVRQCNVVKTMQFEPSTPVYDACRIIRERVPEAQTGQASDYGLFLSDDDPRKGIWLESGRTLDYYMLRNGDILEYKKKQRPQKIKMLDGAVKTIMVDDSKTVGELLVTICSRIGITNYEEYSLIQEEDKRDDGTATLRKDRTLLLRDERKMEKLKAKLHTDDDLNWLDHGRTFREQGVEESETLLLRRKFFYSDQNVDSRDPVQLNLLYVQARDDILNGSHPVSFDKACEFAGIQAQIQFGPHVEHKHKPGFLDLKEFLPKEYIKQRGSEKKIFQEHKNCGEMSEIEAKVKYVKLARSLQTYGVSFFLVKEKMKGKNKLVPRLLGITKESVMRVDEKTKDVVQEWPLTTVKRWAASPKSFTLDFGEYQESYYSVQTTEGEQISQLIAGYIDIILKKKQSKDRFGLEGDEESTMLEESVSPKKSTILQQQFNRVGRVEHGSVALPGIIRSGSVGGPDTFNVGTMPSAQQQITTGQMHRGHMPPLSLAQQALMGTITSSMQAVQQAQADLGHVDNLPPLGHDLASRVWVQNKVDESKHEIHSQVDAITAGTASVVNLTAGEPTDTDYTAVGCAITTISSNLTEMSKGVKLLAALMDDEVGSGHKLMGAARMLAGAVSDLLRSVEPAAAEPRQTVLTAAGSIGQASGDLLRHIGEGETDEKFQDTLMNLAKAVANAAAMLVLKAKNVAQVAEDTILQNRVIAAATQCALSTSQLVACTKVVSPTISSPVCQEQLVEAGKLVDRSVETCVKSCRSASDDGELLKQVGAAAGVVSQALGDLLQHVRHYASCGEPIGRYDQATDTIMNVTENIFTSMGDAGEMVRQARVLAQATSDLVNAMRSDAEAEVDVDNSKKLLAAAKLLADATARMVEAAKGAAAYPENEDQQQRLREAAEGLRVATNAAAQNAIKKKLVNRLEIAAKQAAAAATQTIAAAQNAAASNKNTASHQQLVHSCKAVADSIPQLVQGMRSSQAQPEDLGAQLVLIMASQNFLQPGSKMVASAKSAVPTVAEQAAAMQLGQCAKNLATCLAELRTATQKAHEACGPLEIDSALKTVQTLKSELQDAKMSVIDGQLKPLPGETLEKCAQDLGSTSKTVGSSMAQLLTCAAQGNEHYTGVAARETAQALRTLAQAARGVAASTKEPQAAAAMLDSAQCVMEGSAMLIHEAHQALVHPGDAESQQRLAQVAKAVSHSLNNCVNCLPGQKDVDMALRSIGEASKKLLVDMLPPCNKTFQEAQTELNHTAAELNHSAGEVVHSSRGTSGQLAAASGKFSQDFDEFLDAGIEMAGHTQSKDDQIQVIGNLKNISMASSKLLLAAKSLSVDPGAANAKNLLAVAARAVTESINQLITLCTQQAAGQKECDNALRELEAVRGLLENPSEPVSELSYFDCIESVMENSKVLGEAMAGISQHCKTGDVVAFGESVGVASKALCGLTEAAGQASYLVGVSDPNSQSGHEGLVDPIQFARAHQAIQMACQNLVDPASSPSQVLSAATIVAKHTSALCNACRLASSKTSNPVARRQFVQSAKEVANTTANLVKTIKVNSPTEQNASDGDFSDENRNRCRVATTPLLEAVENLSTFANNPEFASIPAQISNEGSASQEPIVRSARSMLDSSTYLLETARSLVLNPKDPPTWSILAGHSRTVSDSIKSLITSIRDKAPGQRECDYSIDNINKCIRDIEQASLAAVGQTLPCRDDISMEALQEQLTSSVQEIGHLIDPVSTAARGEAAQLGHKVTQLASYFDPLIVASVGLASKLQDHQQQMTILDQTKTLSESALQMLYAAKEGGGNPKASHTHDAISEAAQLMREAVDDIMVTLNEAASEGGMVGGMVESIAESIGRLDEGTPPEPEGSFVDYQTTMVKFSKAIAITAQEMMTKSVTCPEELGGLASQVTVDYGQLAHQGRLAAATAEPEEIGFQIKTRVQELGHGCIYLVQKAGALQLSPTDTFSKRELIECARTVTEKVSLVLSALQAGNKGTQACITAASAVSGIIADLDTTIMFASAGTLNPENEESFADHRESILKTAKALVEDTKLLVAGAASTQDKLAQAAQSSAKTITQLTEVVKLGATSMGSEDPETQVVLINAVRDVAKALAELIGATKCAAGKAADDPSMYQLKSAAKVMVTNVTSLLKTVKAVEDEATRGTRALEATIECIKQELTVFQSKDVPSRSNTPEEFIRMTKGITTATVKAVAAGNSAQQEDAIATANLSRKAVFDMLTTCKQAAHHPEVSEELRSKALQFGSECTNGYICLLEQVLQVLQKPTPEQKQQLAVHSKHVAACVTELVQTAEAMKGSECVDPEDPTVVAETELLGAAASIEAAAKKLEQLKPRAKPKQADETLDFEEQILEAAKSIAAATSALVKSASAAQRELVAQGKVGSNLANAVDDGQWSQGLISAARMVAAATSNLCEAANASVQGHASEEKLICSAKQVAASTAQLLVACKVKADQDSEAMRRLQAAGNAVKRASDNLVKAAQKAAFDKTEDDSVVVKTKFVGGIAQIIAAQEEMLRKERELEEARKKLAQIRQQQYKFLPSELREDEG, encoded by the exons ATGGTGGCCCTGTCGCTGAAGATCTGCGTGCGCCAGTGCAACGTGGTGAAGACCATGCAGTTCGAGCCGTCCACGCCGGTGTACGACGCCTGCAGGATCATCAGAGAGCGAGTGCCGGAGGCCCAGACGGGACAAG CCTCGGATTACGGCCTCTTCCTGTCCGACGACGACCCCAGGAAAGGAATCTGGCTGGAGTCTGGACGGACCCTGGATTATTACATGCTGCGGAACGGA gaCATTCTGGAGTACAAGAAGAAACAAAGGCCGCAGAAGATCAAGATGCTGGACGGGGCGGTGAAAACCATCATGGTGGACGACTCCAAAACCGTTGGGGAGCTGCTTGTCACTATATGCAGTAGAATTG GCATCACCAACTACGAGGAGTACTCGCTCAtccaggaggaggacaagagggACGACGGGACGGCGACGCTGAGGAAGGACCgcacgctgctgctgagggacgagaggaagatggagaagctCAAGGCCAAGCTGCACACGGACGACGACT TGAACTGGCTGGACCACGGACGGACGTTCCGGGAGCAAGGcgtggaggagagcgagacgCTGCTGCTCAGGCGCAAGTTCTTCTACTCGGACCAGAACGTGGACTCGCGGGACCCCGTCCAGCTGAACCTGCTCTACGTTCAG GCTAGGGATGATATATTGAATGGATCCCACCCTGTGTCCTTTGATAAAGCCTGCGAGTTTGCAGGGATCCAGGCTCAGATCCAGTTCGGACCCCATGTGGAGCACAAGCACAAGCCCGGATTTCTGGA CCTAAAGGAGTTCCTACCTAAAGAGTACAttaagcagagaggctccgagAAGAAAATATTCCAA GAACACAAAAACTGTGGGGAGATGAGCGAGATCGAGGCCAAAGTGAAGTACGTGAAGCTGGCCAGGTCCCTGCAGACGTACGGCGTGTCCTTCTTCCTGGTGAAG GAAAAGATGAAGGGCAAGAATAAGCTGGTGCCGCGGCTGCTGGGCATAACCAAAGAGTCGGTGATGCGGGTGGACGAGAAGACGAAGGACGTGGTGCAGGAGTGGCCTCTGACCACGGTCAAGCGATGGGCCGCGTCGCCCAAGAGCTTCACTCTG GATTTTGGGGAGTATCAGGAGAGCTACTACTCTGTGCAGACGACAGAGGGGGAGCAGATTTCCCAACTCATCGCCGGATACATTGACATCATTCTGAAGAAG AAGCAAAGCAAGGACCGCTTCGGcctggagggagacgaggagtcCACCATGCTGGAGGAATCCGTTTCCCCGAAGAA GTCCACTAttttgcagcagcagttcaACCGGGTGGGTCGGGTGGAGCACGGCTCGGTGGCACTTCCGGGTATCATTCGATCCGGCTCCGTCGGCGGCCCTGACACCTTTAATGTGGGAACCATGCCCTCCGCCCAGCAGCAGATCACCACCGGGCAGATGCACCGCGGACACATGCCCCCACTG AGTCTGGCCCAGCAGGCCCTGATGGGAACCATCACCAGCAGCATGCAGGCTGTGCAGCAGGCCCAAGCCGACCTGGGCCACGTGGATAATCTGCCCCCACTGGGCCACGACTTG GCGTCCAGAGTGTGGGTTCAGAATAAAGTGGACGAATCCAAACACGAAATCCACTCTCAGGTAGATGCCATCACGGCGGGAACGGCCTCCGTGGTCAACCTCACTGCAG GTGAGCCCACGGACACGGACTACACGGCGGTGGGCTGCGCCAtcaccaccatctcctccaaCCTCACGGAGATGTCCAAGGGCGTGAAGCTGCTGGCGGCGCTGATGGACGACGAAGTGGGCAGCGGGCACAAGCTCATGGGCGCCGCCAGGATGCTGGCGGGGGCCGTGTCGGACCTCCTCAGATCTGTGGAGCCCGCGGCGGCCGAG CCCAGACAGACGGTGCTGACTGCAGCAGGAAGTATTGGACAGGCCAGCGGGGACCTGCTCCGTCACATCGGGGAGGGCGAGACCGATGAGAAGTTCCAG GACACGCTGATGAATCTGGCCAAAGCAGTGGCGAATGCAGCTGCTATGTTAGTCCTGAAGGCCAAGAACGTGGCCCAGGTGGCCGAGGACACCATATTGCAGAACCGGGTGATCGCAGCTGCCACTCAGTGTGCCCTGTCCACCTCGCAGCTGGTCGCCTGCACCAAG GTGGTGAGTCCGACCATCAGCTCCCCGGTGTGTCAGGAGCAGCTTGTGGAGGCCGGGAAACTGGTGGACCGCTCCGTGGAGACCTGCGTGAAGTCGTGCCGCTCGGCCAGCGACGACGGCGAGCTGCTGAAGCAAGTGGGGGCCGCGGCCGGCGTGGTGAGCCAGGCCCTCGGCGACCTGCTGCAGCACGTGCGCCACTACGCCAGCTGCGGAGAGCCCATCGGGCGCTACGACCAGGCCACGGACACCATCATGAACGTGACGGAGAACATTTTCACGTCCATGGGTGACGCGG GCGAGATGGTGCGTCAGGCCCGAGTGTTGGCCCAGGCCACGTCGGACCTGGTCAACGCCATGAGGTCCGACGCGGAGGCCGAGGTCGACGTGGACAACTCCAAGAAGCTGCTGGCCGCCGCCAAGCTGCTGGCGGACGCCACGGCTCGCATGGTGGAGGCTGCTAAG GGGGCCGCGGCCTACCCGGAGAAcgaggaccagcagcagcggctgcggGAGGCGGCGGAGGGGCTCCGCGTCGCCACCAACGCCGCGGCTCAGAACGCCATAAAGAAGAAGCTCGTCAACCGGCTGGAG ATTGCTGCAAAGCAGGCCGCGGCTGCCGCCACTCAGACCATCGCAGCTGCTCAAAACGCTGCTGCTTCTAATAAAAACACTGCCTCGCACCAACAGCTAGTGCACAGCTGCAAG GCAGTAGCAGACAGCATTCCCCAGCTGGTGCAGGGCATGAGGAGCAGCCAGGCTCAGCCTGAGGATCTGGGGGCCCAGCTCGTGCTCATCATGGCCAGTCAGAACTTCCTACAG CCTGGAAGTAAAATGGTGGCATCGGCAAAATCGGCGGTTCCAACAGTGGCCGAACAGGCTGCTGCTATGCAACTGGGCCAGTGTGCCAAAAACCTGGCTACCTGTCTGGCAGAGCTCAGGACGGCGACCCAGAAG GCTCACGAAGCGTGCGGTCCCCTGGAGATTGACTCAGCCCTGAAAACAGTGCAGACGCTCAAGAGCGAGCTCCAGGATGCCAAGATGTCAGTCATAGACGGGCAACTCAAACCTCTGCCTGGAGAAACg CTGGAGAAGTGTGCTCAGGATTTGGGAAGCACCTCCAAGACCGTGGGCTCGTCCATGGCCCAGCTGCTGACATGCGCCGCACAGGGAAATGAACATTACACAG GCGTGGCGGCCCGGGAGACGGCGCAGGCTCTGCGGACCTTGGCCCAAGCAGCCCGAGGCGTGGCGGCCAGCACCAAGGAGCCGCAGGCCGCGGCCGCCATGCTGGACTCGGCCCAGTGCGTCATGGAGGGCTCGGCCATGCTGATCCACGAAGCCCATCAGGCCCTCGTCCATCCGGGAGACGCCGAGAGTCAGCAGCGGCTGGCGCAG GTGGCCAAAGCTGTGTCACACTCCCTAAATAATTGTGTGAACTGCCTGCCGGGCCAGAAGGATGTGGACATGGCTCTCAGGAGCATCGGAGAGGCCAGCAAGAAGCTGCTGGTGGACATG ctccCTCCCTGCAACAAGACATTCCAGGAGGCTCAGACTGAGCTgaaccacacagcagctgaactCAACCACTCCGCAGGCGAGGTCGTCCACTCCTCCCGCGGAACCAGCGGCCAACTGGCCGCGGCCTCTGGGAAGTTCAGCCAAGACTTTGATGAGTTCCTGGACGCTGGCATTGAGATGGCAGGACACACCCAA AGCAAAGACGACCAGATCCAAGTCATTGGGAATCTGAAGAACATCTCAATGGCGTCCAGTAAACTGCTGCTGGCCGCCAAGTCTCTGTCCGTGGATCCAGGTGCAGCCAACGCTAAGAACCTTCTAGCTGTGGCAGCAAG ggcgGTGACAGAGAGCATTAATCAGCTGATCACGCTCTGCACGCAGCAAGCGGCCGGTCAAAAAGAGTGCGACAACGCCTTGAGGGAGCTGGAG GCTGTCAGAGGCCTCCTGGAGAATCCCAGCGAGCCCGTCAGCGAGCTCTCCTACTTCGACTGCATCGAGAGCGTCATGGAGAACTCAAAG GTTCTGGGCGAGGCCATGGCAGGCATCTCTCAGCACTGCAAGACGGGCGACGTGGTGGCCTTCGGGGAGAGCGTGGGCGTGGCGTCCAAGGCTCTGTGTGGGCTGACGGAAGCTGCAGGACAG GCATCCTATCTTGTAGGTGTGTCTGATCCCAACAGTCAGTCAGGTCATGAGGGGCTGGTGGATCCCATCCAGTTTGCAAGGGCTCACCAGGCTATACAGATGGCTTGTCAGAACTTGGTGGATCCAGCGAGTAGCCCTTCACAG GTCTTGTCCGCAGCAACCATCGTAGCCAAGCACACCTCCGCCCTGTGCAACGCCTGCCGCCTGGCCTCCTCCAAGACCTCCAACCCCGTGGCGAGGAGGCAGTTCGTCCAGTCGGCCAAAGAGGTGGCCAACACCACGGCCAACCTGGTCAAGACCATCAAGGTCAACTCCCCAACGGAGCAAAAC GCCTCGGACGGGGATTTTTCCGACGAGAACAGGAACAGGTGCCGCGTGGCCACAACGCCTCTCCTGGAAGCTGTGGAGAACCTGTCGACCTTTGCCAACAACCCTGAGTTTGCGAGCATCCCGGCTCAGATCAGTAACGAG GGCTCAGCCTCACAGGAGCCCATTGTGCGCTCGGCCCGCTCCATGCTCGACAGCTCCACTTACCTTTTAGAAACAGCACGCTCTCTGGTACTCAACCCCAAAGATCCTCCTACCTGGTCCATACTCGCCGGCCACTCCAGGACGGTTTCTGACTCCATCAAGAGCCTCATCACCTCCATTAG GGACAAGGCGCCAGGACAGAGGGAGTGTGATTACTCTATTGATAATATCAATAAGTGCATCCGTGACATTGAGCAAGCTTCTCTGGCTGCGGTCGGGCAGACTCTGCCCTGCAGAGATGATATCTCCATGGAA GCgctccaggagcagctgacATCCTCCGTGCAGGAGATTGGGCATCTGATTGATCCCGTCTCCACAGCGGCTCGAGGCGAGGCTGCCCAACTAGGACACAAG GTGACCCAGCTGGCTAGTTACTTTGATCCTCTCATTGTGGCATCAGTGGGCCTGGCCTCAAAGCTGCaggaccaccagcagcagatgacCATTTTGGACCAGACCAAGACCTTGTCTGAGTCTGCCCTGCAGATGCTGTATGCAGCCAAGGAAGGCGGGGGAAATCCAAAG GCGTCCCACACCCACGATGCCATATCTGAAGCAGCCCAGCTGATGAGGGAGGCTGTGGATGACATCATGGTGACTTTGAACGAGGCCGCCAGTGAAGGCGGCATGGTCGGGGGCATGGTGGAGTCCATTGCTGAGTCCATTGGAAGG CTGGACGAGGGGACGCCCCCTGAACCCGAGGGCTCTTTTGTGGACTACCAGACCACCATGGTGAAGTTCTCCAAGGCCATCGCCATCACTGCCCAGGAGATG ATGACTAAGTCGGTGACCTGCCCCGAGGAGCTCGGTGGCCTGGCCTCTCAGGTGACGGTGGACTACGGGCAGCTCGCGCACCAAGGACGCCTCGCCGCAGCCACGGCGGAGCCAGAGGAG ATCGGCTTCCAGATAAAGACGCGGGTGCAGGAGCTGGGCCACGGCTGCATCTACCTGGTCCAGAAGGCCGGAGCCCTGCAGCTCAGTCCCACTGACACCTTCTCCAAACGGGAGCTCATCGAATGCGCCCGCACGGTCACAGAGAAG GTGTCCTTGGTTCTGTCTGCACTGCAAGCGGGCAACAAAGGCACCCAGGCCTGCATCACAGCCGCCAGCGCCGTCTCCGGCATCATCGCCGACCTGGACACCACCATCATGTTCGCCTCCGCTGGAACGCTGAACCCGGAGAACGAAGAGTCGTTTGCCGACCACAG GGAGAGCATCCTGAAGACGGCCAAGGCCCTGGTGGAAGACACCAAGCTGCTGGTGGCCGGAGCCGCGTCCACGCAGGACAAGCTGGCCCAGGCCGCCCAGTCCTCGGCCAAGACCATCACCCAGCTCACCGAGGTGGTCAAACTGGGAGCGACCAGCATGGGCTCCGAGGACCCTGAGACGCAG GTGGTTCTGATAAACGCGGTGCGGGACGTGGCCAAGGCTCTGGCCGAGCTCATCGGCGCCACCAAATGTGCCGCGGGCAAAGCCGCCGACGACCCGTCCATGTATCAGCTGAAGAGCGCTGCCAAG GTCATGGTGACCAACGTGACGTCCCTTCTGAAAACGGTGAAGGCCGTGGAGGATGAAGCCACTCGCGGGACGCGGGCGCTGGAGGCCACCATCGAGTGCATAAAGCAGGAGCTCACG GTGTTCCAGTCCAAGGACGTCCCGAGCAGATCCAACACGCCCGAGGAGTTCATCCGCATGACAAAGGGCATCACCACGGCGACCGTCAAGGCAGTGGCTGCGGGCAACTCGGCCCAGCAGGAGGACGCCATCGCCACTGCCAACCTGAGCCGCAAAGCCGTCTTTGACATGCTGACTACCTGCAAG CAAGCGGCACATCACCCCGAGGTGAGTGAGGAATTGAGGAGCAAGGCCCTGCAGTTCGGCTCTGAATGCACCAATGGATACATCTGCCTCTTGGAGCAGGTGCTGCAG GTGCTGCAGAAGCCCACTCccgagcagaagcagcagctggccgTGCACTCGAAGCATGTGGCGGCGTGTGTCACCGAGCTCGTCCAGACAGCGGAGGCGATGAAGG GATCGGAGTGCGTGGACCCCGAGGACCCCACCGTCGTCGCCGAGACCGAGCTCCTCGGAGCCGCGGCGTCCATCGAAGCGGCGGccaagaagctggagcagctgaaacCCAGAGCGAAGCCCAAG CAGGCCGATGAGACGCTGGATTTTGAGGAGCAGATCTTGGAGGCGGCGAAGTCCATCGCTGCAGCAACCAGCGCCCTCGTTAaatctgcgtctgcagctcagagggaGCTGGTCGCTCAGGGCAAg GTCGGATCCAATCTAGCCAACGCAGTGGACGACGGGCAGTGGTCGCAGGGTCTCATTTCCGCC